Proteins from a single region of Gemmatimonadota bacterium:
- a CDS encoding single-stranded DNA-binding protein encodes MSRSLNKAMLIGNVGSEPEVRSTAGGVKVAKVSLATNRTFRDRSGQQQDKTEWHRLTFWDRLAEIVEQYVHKGDRLYVEGRIEYSQSEDDKGNVRYWTDVVVREMVMLSQPAGGASGEGGGAWRQPRQDAAPAAASPFEEDDDLPF; translated from the coding sequence ATGAGCCGTTCACTGAACAAGGCAATGTTGATCGGGAACGTGGGATCGGAGCCCGAGGTGCGCTCGACGGCCGGCGGCGTCAAGGTGGCCAAGGTGTCGCTGGCCACGAACCGCACCTTCCGGGACCGGAGCGGCCAGCAGCAGGACAAGACGGAGTGGCACCGTCTGACCTTCTGGGACCGGCTGGCCGAGATCGTGGAGCAATACGTCCACAAGGGGGACCGGCTCTACGTGGAGGGGCGGATCGAGTACTCCCAGAGCGAGGACGATAAGGGGAACGTCCGCTACTGGACCGATGTCGTGGTCCGGGAAATGGTCATGCTCAGCCAGCCGGCCGGCGGCGCGAGCGGCGAGGGAGGTGGAGCCTGGCGCCAGCCGCGTCAGGACGCGGCGCCGGCCGCGGCGTCGCCGTTCGAGGAAGACGACGACCTGCCCTTCTGA